CTTGCTCGCCCTGCAGGATCCCCCGGCCTCCCTGGATGCGACCGACGCGCTCGCCCTGGCGATCTGCCACTGCCACGTCGCAAGCGGTGGCCCGGGGCGGCGTCTGATGGCCTCCCGGCGGGGACTCCGGGTCGGTCGAGCCGCCTGGCGGGCGCTCAAGGTGCCATGAGGGGGCCGGCGCGCGCGGGCGCTGCGGCTGCGGTGGGACTCTTCCTTGCAGCCGTCGCGGGGGCGACGGATGCTCCGCCGGTGGACCCGGCCCCCGCGGCGGTGCAGGCCCTCGAGCGGATCCTCTCGCTCTGGCACGATGGAGCCTTCGAGGCTCTCTACGAGGCGGGGACCGCCGAGACGCGCCGGCTGGTCGGGGCCGACGAGTTCCGCCTCCGGATGTCCGCGGAGGCCTGCCGGCCCGCCTGCTGCTTCGTCGCCTTCCGGCTCGCGGAAGCGGTGCCGCTCGGGCGCGAGCGGGTCCTGGTGCGGGGCACCGTCGGATTCGAGCTGCACGGGCCGGCACGCCCCCGGCGCCGGTGCGCTCCCGAGGACCGCGCCTACGTGCTCGACTGGCAGGAGGGAAGGTGGCGGCTCGCGTTGACGGATCTGCTGTCCAGCTTCTGAGGAGGGGCGCCCGGTCCCCGGGGTCGAGCGAGGCGGGCCACCCATGATCGCGCAACTCCGGGGCCGCCTGGTGGCCAAGGGGCCGGGCGAGGTGGTGGTGGACGTGCAGGGCGTCGGCTACCATGCCCACATCCCCCTGTCCACCTATTACGGCTTGCCGCCGCTCGAGGCCGAGGTCCTCCTGCACACCACCACCCACGTTCGGGAGGACACCCTCGTCCTCTTCGCTTTCCTTACGCGAGACGAGAAGGAGGCTTTCGAGCTCCTCTGCACGGTCGGCGGGATCGGGCCGCGGCTCGCCACCAATATCCTGTCGGGGATCTCCGCCGCGGAGCTGGTGCCGGCCATCTGCACCGGGGACCTCGCCCGCCTGCAGGCGGTCCCCGGCGTCGGGAAGAAGACGGCGGAGCGGATCGTCGTGGAGCTGAAGG
The genomic region above belongs to Candidatus Methylomirabilis sp. and contains:
- the ruvA gene encoding Holliday junction branch migration protein RuvA, coding for MIAQLRGRLVAKGPGEVVVDVQGVGYHAHIPLSTYYGLPPLEAEVLLHTTTHVREDTLVLFAFLTRDEKEAFELLCTVGGIGPRLATNILSGISAAELVPAICTGDLARLQAVPGVGKKTAERIVVELKDKAGRLALARVTPAEPGPGGDGLVEDVVSALVNLGYPRQVAARVVGQAARGKGGAPTFEALVKEALKRLAEGARG